The window ATCGGACTCGTTGAACCATCCGAGGTTCTCGGAACGCCACTCGTTCTTCACGTCGGCCCACGCCGGGACCTGGCAGTGGCTCGCCGAGGGCAGGCTCTGGAGGTAACCCAGATGCTGCTCTCGGCTGATGGTCCTCAGGGACAGGCTCATGCGGGGCGTCTCCTCCGGCGGCTTCGCTGGCTATGGCGCGAAGCCTACTGCGACAGGGGCGCCACCCTTCTGGGGGACGGGCCATGGGCCCGGGCCGGTGCGTGGCCGGCGCCCTGCCGCGGAGGTGCCCCGGGCAGCCCGGTCAGCCCCCGAAGAGGCCGCCGTGGAACATGCCGAGGTAGAAGCCGATGGCAGACGCGCCAAGGCCGATGATCAGCGCGAAGCGCTCGCGTGTCGTGACGGAGACGAACTGTCCGTACGCGCCGGTCAGGATTCCGATCAGCCCGGCCCACGAGCTGAGCAGGTGCAGGTTGTGGAAGAAGGCCGTGACGAACGCCACGGCACCGAGGGTCAGGGTGACCGCCATCAGGGTGTCCTGCAGCGGGTGGGGCTTGCCGTCGGTGGAGAGGAGGGAGATCTGAGGGGGCCGCATTGCCTGTGCCATCGGAAAGGCACCTCCTGGCTGAAGCTGGCGGTGCTGCGGGCTTCCTCCGGCAAGGGGCCGGGGGCATAGCACCGAGCACACCCGATGGATACAGATTGTGGCCCTCTCCCAGCGGATTTCAACCGGAAGGACGCGAGCAGGTAGTCTGTACAGCTGCGCGGTGTCTGCTCGCCGGACACCGTGCGCACGCATCACGACCCTCCTGCCACGGAACGACCGTGGCCGCTGAGTCCAAAGGAGGTGGGTTCCACATGCGTCACTACGAAGTGATGGTCATCCTCGACCCCGATCTCGAGGAGCGCGCTGTCTCCCCGCTGATCGAGAACTTCCTTTCTGTCGTCCGTGAGGGCAACGGAAAGGTCGAGAAGGTCGACACCTGGGGCCGTCGTCGTCTCGCTTACGAGATCAAGAAGAAGCCCGAGGGCATCTACTCGGTCATCGACCTTCAGGCCGAGCCTGCGGTCGTCAAGGAGCTTGACCGACAGATGAACCTGAACGAGTCGGTTCTCCGGACCAAGGTCCTTCGCCCCGAGACCCACTGAACTTCGGTTCAGCGGTAATCGGGACCGAGTAGCACAGCAGCCCAGCAGCAATCCCCGCCGAGAGGTTCATCCATGGCAGGCGAGACCGTCATCACGGTCGTCGGCAATCTCGTCGACGACCCCGAGCTGCGCTTCACCCCCTCGGGTGCGGCGGTCGCGAAGTTCCGTGTCGCGTCCACCCCCCGCACCTTCGACCGCCAGACCAATGAGTGGAAGGACGGCGAGAGCCTGTTCCTGACCTGCTCGGTGTGGCGGCAGGCGGCTGAGAACGTCGCCGAGTCCCTCCAGCGAGGCATGCGCGTCATCGTGCAGGGCCGGCTGAGGCAGCGGTCGTACGAGGACCGTGAGGGTGTCAAGCGCACGGTCTACGAGCTGGACGTCGAGGAAGTCGGCCCCAGCCTGAAGAACGCCACGGCCAAGGTCGCCAAGACCACGGGTCGCGGTGGCCAGGGTGGATACGGCGGCGGCGGTCAGCAGCAGGGTGGCGGCGGCGGTAACTGGGGCGGAGCCCCCAGCACCGGTGCCCCGCAGGGCGGCGGAGCTCCCTCCG of the Streptomyces sp. NBC_01294 genome contains:
- the rpsF gene encoding 30S ribosomal protein S6 — encoded protein: MRHYEVMVILDPDLEERAVSPLIENFLSVVREGNGKVEKVDTWGRRRLAYEIKKKPEGIYSVIDLQAEPAVVKELDRQMNLNESVLRTKVLRPETH
- a CDS encoding single-stranded DNA-binding protein, which translates into the protein MAGETVITVVGNLVDDPELRFTPSGAAVAKFRVASTPRTFDRQTNEWKDGESLFLTCSVWRQAAENVAESLQRGMRVIVQGRLRQRSYEDREGVKRTVYELDVEEVGPSLKNATAKVAKTTGRGGQGGYGGGGQQQGGGGGNWGGAPSTGAPQGGGAPSDDPWASSAPAGGQQQQGGGGGGWGGSSGGSGGGYSDEPPF